One part of the Tunicatimonas pelagia genome encodes these proteins:
- a CDS encoding AIR synthase related protein: protein MSERYQQRGVSATKEDVHQAIRHIDKGLFPQAFCKIVPDWLGGDPAYCNIMHADGAGTKSSLAYMYWRETGDLSVWRGIAQDAVVMNTDDLLCVGAIDNILLSSTIGRNKHLIPGEVIQAIIEGTEEVLQLLRDHGMNIISTGGETADLGDLVRTIVVDSTVTARMRRNNVISNDRIAAGDVVVGLASFGQANYETEYNGGMGSNGLTSARHDVFHHALAEQYPESYDHQVPSDLVYSGSKSLTDKLTIEEQEITIGKLVLSPTRTYAPIVQQILKNYRSQIHGMVHCSGGAQTKVLHFVENLHVIKDNLFPTPPLFQLIQQESQTAWQEMYKVFNIGHRLELYVPESLANDIIEISESLGVAAQIIGRVESADQKKVTIESEYGSFAY, encoded by the coding sequence ATGAGTGAGCGTTACCAGCAGCGGGGGGTTTCCGCTACCAAAGAAGATGTCCATCAGGCTATCCGCCATATTGATAAGGGACTGTTTCCTCAGGCCTTTTGTAAAATTGTACCCGACTGGCTAGGCGGTGACCCTGCTTACTGCAATATTATGCACGCCGACGGAGCAGGTACCAAATCATCGCTGGCGTATATGTACTGGCGAGAAACCGGCGATCTATCGGTTTGGCGGGGCATTGCTCAGGATGCGGTAGTGATGAATACCGATGATCTGCTCTGTGTAGGGGCGATTGATAATATTCTGTTGTCCTCTACCATTGGTCGTAACAAGCACCTCATTCCGGGCGAAGTGATACAAGCCATTATTGAAGGAACCGAAGAGGTACTGCAACTGCTGCGCGACCACGGTATGAATATTATTAGCACCGGAGGCGAAACTGCCGACTTAGGTGATTTGGTGCGGACTATTGTGGTAGACAGCACCGTTACCGCCCGAATGAGACGCAATAATGTGATCTCTAACGATCGTATTGCCGCGGGTGATGTTGTGGTAGGACTTGCCTCCTTTGGTCAGGCCAATTACGAGACTGAATACAACGGGGGTATGGGCAGCAACGGCCTTACCTCAGCCCGCCACGATGTATTTCACCACGCACTGGCCGAACAATACCCGGAAAGCTACGATCATCAGGTTCCTTCCGATCTGGTATATTCCGGTAGTAAATCGCTAACTGATAAATTGACTATTGAAGAGCAAGAGATTACGATAGGTAAGTTAGTTCTCTCTCCGACTCGAACTTACGCTCCCATTGTGCAGCAAATTCTAAAGAACTACCGGAGTCAAATTCACGGCATGGTACATTGTAGTGGCGGAGCGCAAACCAAAGTGCTGCACTTTGTGGAAAATTTGCACGTGATTAAAGACAACCTTTTCCCCACTCCCCCGCTGTTTCAGCTTATTCAGCAAGAGAGCCAAACCGCTTGGCAAGAAATGTACAAAGTATTCAACATAGGGCATCGCCTGGAGCTGTACGTACCTGAATCCTTAGCAAACGATATTATTGAAATTTCAGAGAGCTTGGGAGTAGCTGCTCAGATTATTGGGCGAGTAGAATCTGCCGATCAGAAGAAAGTAACTATTGAGAGTGAATATGGCAGTTTTGCATACTAA